The genomic segment TTCACCTCCTAATATTGACATATTTTAATACTTTTATTTACCTTGTCAAAAACTTTGTTAAAAGATATTTTATTATGTAAAAAATTGCTCTTTTTGTTGGCATAATTTTACCTATAAAAAATTTGGGAAGATAAAGGGCAAGAAAAAATCTAAAAATTGAAGAAAGAAGAAAAGATACCTTTATTCCGGTTTCTTCCCTGTTAAAGGACATAACAAAAATTCCACCGAGATTGTTTCCTATAAAGCTTCCTATACCACCTGTTGTCAGGAAAATCACTTGGTATAGGGGATTTTTTATTAACATTAAATTTATATATGAATGAGCAAGGTTTATTCCTGCCCATCCAAAGGTGCTTAAAAAACCATCTAAATAAATAAAATACCACATCCAAGGGGGTCTTATAATCCAGATTATAGGAATTATTGTTATAAAAAAAAGATTTATCTTTAAAGTTGTTCTCGGTGAAATCTTATCAACAAATTTTCCCCAAAATGGTTGAAAGATTGAGCTACCTAAACCCATTGATACAGTCCATAGTGCTATCTCTAAATTTGTAAGTTTCATATACTTTACAGCATAGTATCCAAACATTGGGGCTGTTATATTTATAAGAAGATTAAAAATAAAAATATAAGAAATAAATTTAACAAATTCTCTGTCCCTAATAATTTCATTTAAATATTTCCCTACACTGAATTTTTCTTCTATTTTTATCTCCTCCTGAAAGAAATAAAGAATAAGAGAAACAATAGATAGGAAAAATAAAATAACAAAAAGAACTTTGAAACCTATTCTTTCAAAGAGTATACCCACTACAAAAAAGGAAAAGGTTTGGGCAAGTGTTATAACTCCCAGCCTCATTCCGAGGTATTCCCCTCTTCCTGAATCAAGAGCCTTTAAAATATTTGAAAACCAGAAACTCCAGGCAGTGGCGGATACATTTAAAAATATTCCTGATAAAAGAATTATGATAAAAAGAATTTTAACCTTCCAGAAAATCTCAAAAAAGAATAAAATCCATATTCCCCTTGAAATGAATCCTGTTAATCCTGCTATTGTCATCGGTCTTCTCAAAAGAAAGAGAAAAAATACAGAAAAAAAGGAAAAAACAAATGAGATATTAAAAAGGGAACTCATAAAGGCAACATCATGGGCATAAGCTCCTATCTTAACAGCAAAGGCAGTTATATAAACTCCATTGGATATGCCTGCATGAATACCTGAAACAATTCCTTCAAGAAGGGAAATATTTAAATTTTTTCTTATATTCATTAAAAAATATAAAAGTATAAATTTAATACAAAAAAATATTGAATTTCAAAGGAATAAATTCTTTTTCTTAGATACTTGAATTTTTTAATAGCATAAATTATAATAAGAAATCCTAACTAAAGGAGGTAAAAATGAAACCAACAGACATTTTAAAAAGTGAACACAGATTGATTGAAAGAATGCTTAATGTTCTTGAAAAGTTTTGTGAGAAACTAAATGAAAAGGAATTTAATAAAATTGATGCTGAAAAAAT from the candidate division WOR-3 bacterium genome contains:
- a CDS encoding MFS transporter, yielding MNIRKNLNISLLEGIVSGIHAGISNGVYITAFAVKIGAYAHDVAFMSSLFNISFVFSFFSVFFLFLLRRPMTIAGLTGFISRGIWILFFFEIFWKVKILFIIILLSGIFLNVSATAWSFWFSNILKALDSGRGEYLGMRLGVITLAQTFSFFVVGILFERIGFKVLFVILFFLSIVSLILYFFQEEIKIEEKFSVGKYLNEIIRDREFVKFISYIFIFNLLINITAPMFGYYAVKYMKLTNLEIALWTVSMGLGSSIFQPFWGKFVDKISPRTTLKINLFFITIIPIIWIIRPPWMWYFIYLDGFLSTFGWAGINLAHSYINLMLIKNPLYQVIFLTTGGIGSFIGNNLGGIFVMSFNREETGIKVSFLLSSIFRFFLALYLPKFFIGKIMPTKRAIFYIIKYLLTKFLTR